Part of the Geitlerinema sp. PCC 9228 genome, AATCCAGCGAAAACGCCCGTACATCTTGAATTTCCAGGGTATCCCGAACCTGCATTTGCCCATCCACATCCGCTTCCACCACCACACAAATAGAATGGATGCGCGGATCGCGGTCTGGGGCAGAATAAACCCCTACCAAACGGCGAATTTTCACCAAATTTAACCCCGTTTCCTCTTCTAATTCCCGCCCGGCAGCCACAGCAATCGGTTCTCCCCAATCGATAATGCCCCCTGGTAATCCCCATTCTCCCGTATCGCGACGCTGAATCAAAACCAAACGCCCATCGGGAAGAACCGGTACAATGGTAGTACCGGCAATGGGGTGGCGAAACATTACTTTGAGGACAGTACGAACATATTGCCAGAATCGACGCATATGAAAAACCATATTTTCGATGAAAATTTTTATCTAGAAATTTAGAAGCATAGAAAGCTGGGCACCGGGGAGCATCAGCCAACTACGCTTTCCCTTCTTCCCCATCTTTTCCCCAAACCTGCATCACCGTTCGATACACCTCATACCAAGGAAGATTGTGCGATCGCGCAATTTGGGCGCAGTCTTCGTACTCCGGTTGTACGTTGAGAACTTCGCCGTGGCCGTCTGTAGCTACTTTAACCCGCACTTGCCCCCATGGGGTGGTCGCGGTTTGAATTTGCCGCTGCAAGACCGAACGTTGCTGGAGAAAAGAAC contains:
- a CDS encoding NUDIX hydrolase, with amino-acid sequence MRRFWQYVRTVLKVMFRHPIAGTTIVPVLPDGRLVLIQRRDTGEWGLPGGIIDWGEPIAVAAGRELEEETGLNLVKIRRLVGVYSAPDRDPRIHSICVVVEADVDGQMQVRDTLEIQDVRAFSLDSLPQENLCHDHAQQLQDYLTGKTTLA